ATGCCGGTGTTGCCGCTGGTCGGCTCGAGGATGGTGCAGCCGGGGGTGAGCCGGCCGTCCTTCTCGGCCTGTTCGATCATGTGGAGCGCGGGGCGGTCCTTCACCGAACCCGTGGGGTTGCGGTCCTCCAGCTTCGCCCAGATGCGGACGTCGTCGGAGGGTGACAGGCGCGGGAGGCGGACGAGAGGGGTGTTCCCGACCGCCGCCAGCGGGGAGTCGTACCGCACGTCACACCATTCCGCCGGCCACTGCCGGGAGGATCGTCACGTTGTCGCCGTCGGCGAGCTTGGTGGAGATGCCTTCCAGGAAGCGGACGTCCTCGTCGTTGAGGTAGACGTTCACGAAGCGGCGCAGCTGCTCGCCGTCGACAATGCGCTCACGGATGCCGGTGTGCCGGCTGTCCAGGTCGGTGAAGAGGTCGGCGAGGGTCTCTCCGCTGCCCTCGACGGCCTTCTGACCGTCGGTGTAGGTGCGCAGGATGGTGGGGATTC
This Streptomyces decoyicus DNA region includes the following protein-coding sequences:
- a CDS encoding MoaD/ThiS family protein encodes the protein MAIEVRIPTILRTYTDGQKAVEGSGETLADLFTDLDSRHTGIRERIVDGEQLRRFVNVYLNDEDVRFLEGISTKLADGDNVTILPAVAGGMV